The following proteins are co-located in the Phaeodactylum tricornutum CCAP 1055/1 chromosome 2, whole genome shotgun sequence genome:
- a CDS encoding predicted protein: MLKGLKCLVTGASSGIGRATCLVLSGYGALVVGTGRNEASLQLLKDQGGVVDYIVADLVQEGECQRVVEAAAKTLHGLTTVVNAAGVLHGGAMGSIDMENYMRNMKCNAQAPFEIMIHAIPYLKQEKERFPSIVNVSSVNGKQAFAGCASYCMSKAAIDQLTRCASVDLAKAGIRVNAVNPGVIETNLQKTGGQTDEQYASFLKRSIETTHPLSASLGRVGQPDEVGELIAFLASSKAQFLTGECIAIDGGRQNLGAR; this comes from the coding sequence ATGTTGAAAGGCCTAAAATGCCTCGTCACAGGTGCGTCGTCCGGGATCGGCCGCGCTACCTGCCTAGTTCTTTCCGGCTATGGTGCCTTAGTTGTTGGTACCGGACGCAATGAAGCTTCTTTACAGTTGTTGAAAGACCAAGGCGGTGTAGTGGACTACATTGTAGCAGATTTAGTCCAGGAAGGCGAATGCCAACGAGTTGTGGAAGCGGCAGCGAAAACGCTACACGGATTGACCACTGTCGTAAACGCAGCAGGTGTGCTGCATGGTGGGGCCATGGGCAGCATTGACATGGAGAATTATATGCGCAACATGAAATGCAACGCTCAAGCCCCTTTTGAAATTATGATCCATGCCATACCATATTTGAAACAGGAGAAGGAAAGATTTCCATCTATTGTAAACGTGAGTTCCGTCAATGGCAAGCAAGCATTCGCCGGATGCGCTTCCTATTGTATGAGCAAGGCTGCCATCGATCAGCTGACACGTTGTGCCAGCGTTGATCTGGCAAAGGCTGGAATTCGCGTAAACGCTGTGAATCCCGGGGTTATTGAAACGAATTTGCAAAAGACTGGCGGCCAAACTGATGAGCAGTACGCATCTTTTTTAAAACGCAGTATCGAAACAACACATCCTCTTTCTGCCAGTCTGGGGCGCGTTGGGCAGCCCGACGAAGTAGGCGAGCTCATCGCCTTTCTAGCATCAAGCAAGGCACAATTTTTAACTGGAGAATGTATTGCAATTGACGGGGGTCGCCAAAATTTAGGTGCTCGCTAA
- a CDS encoding predicted protein, with protein sequence MKSSNLSQRSLDCPCRNFSSLERISQVLASKSQTQTLIDWLAGKSDESSFEERRPLSCSEKYRCKFRANTSLFILNGVRDACRPFLESVLVSNEGPANPRPSPIVPYEDAFPTLLSTPPPNLPFSSKSLPTHSFQYARSATDKAEKSKPKRRVRPLTISTSGPSAWGEGNLVTASLPVSTTLQQCDVCHPKLPLEMPIPQGKSIPKSARSGATRKTPTKQEKSAHQRMEQTSMTEVQRLIEVYCELVKSALVPSTALELHLLCRMLSVPISDLSNPQSLQDSSFSCVFSSATQCTYFARECLLRLSGILRGYGKSFLIELVRCAPFRVHLPDMVSDFEALIRLDATRVDASLDFSPNSQIPLLTLPFNEERDSRHNYKTREEQALYKNREESRDAFLYQFRSFLNVRGKLVDTGAAEKEIKKIERSSRTVVNGVMGDNVPWFADFFCDLLLQTGLVPLQETDTDLLRIAGKEKLQKLHKRFGSMVPLTEKSTKKLVAERHFRESIPAVAAQQFFPGHQEFFFLFLMSADSFIFGLHLRRVLAQNIKKLAAATTVRDFERQILKMQLLGRFVGVLFFAPNWVSSTTKQQSPSVLLSTALCEISIAGLPMLEMLGEACQNGNLVSFVPWVVEVLKMSIWDRGARNSFEYASSFLVASRLCLMKFLVLDGPRV encoded by the exons ATGAAATCGAGCAACTTGTCGCAGCGCAGTCTCGACTGCCCTTGTCGGAATTTCTCGAGCTTGGAACGTATTTCTCAAGTGCTCGCATCGAAAAGCCAAACACAAACTCTGATCGATTGGTTGGCAGGGAAAAGCGACGAATCTTCTTTTGAAGAACGACGACCTTTATCTTGCAGCGAAAAATATCGCTGCAAGTTTCGCGCAAATACTTCGCTATTCATATTGAACGGAGTCCGCGATGCTTGTCGGCCGTTTTTGGAGTCCGTTTTGGTCTCAAACGAAGGTCCTGCGAACCCGCGACCCTCTCCAATCGTGCCGTACGAAGATGCCTTTCCAACTTTACTTTCTACCCCTCCTCCAAATctgcctttttcttccaaaagcctTCCAACACACTCTTTCCAATATGCTCGTTCAGCCACTGACAAAGCTGAGAAATCAAAACCAAAGCGGCGTGTTCGACCTTTGACAATTTCAACGTCCGGACCATCGGCTTGGGGCGAAGGAAATTTGGTGACTGCGTCACTGCCAGTCAGCACGACTTTGCAACAGTGTGATGTATGCCATCCAAAACTACCGTTAGAAATGCCAATCCCTCAAGGTAAATCAATACCGAAGTCAGCGCGGTCTGGCGCCACGCGGAAAACACCGACAAAGCAAGAGAAAAGCGCCCACCAACGGATGGAACAAACCAGCATGACTGAGGTGCAAAGGCTAATAGAAGTATACTGTGAGCTGGTGAAGAGTGCACTCGTCCCCTCGACGGCGTTGGAGTTGCATTTGCTGTGTCGTATGTTGTCTGTTCCGATCAGCGATCTATCGAATCCTCAGAGCTTGCAGGATTCCAGTTTTTCCTGTGTTTTCTCCTCAGCGACACAATGTACATATTTTGCGAGGGAATGTTTGCTTCGCTTGTCTGGTATCCTCCGTGGCTACGGTAAATCCTTTCTGATAGAACTTGTTCGATGCGCTCCATTCCGTGTTCACCTTCCCGATATGGTTTCGGACTTTGAAGCACTCATACGGCTCGACGCGACGCGTGTAGATGCGTCTCTCGACTTTTCACCAAACAGCCAAATCCCTTTGTTGACCCTTCCTTTCAATGAGGAAAGAGACTCGCGACACAACTACAAGACTCGTGAGGAACAAGCCCTTTACAAGAACCGAGAGGAAAGCCGCGACGCATTTCTCTACCAGTTTAGATCCTTTTTAAATGTGAGAGGGAAATTAGTTGATACAGGAGCcgcggaaaaagaaattaAGAAAATCGAACGGTCTTCTCGAACTGTCGTAAACGGAGTGATGGGCGACAACGTTCCTTGGTTTGCGGATTTTTTTTGCGATTTATTGTTACAGACTGGTCTAGTACCTCTGCAAGAGACAGATACAGACCTTCTTCGTATCGCCGGTAAGGAAAAGCTCCAAAAACTGCACAAGCGCTTTGGATCCATGGTTCCTCTTACTGAAAAAAGTACCAAGAAACTCGTTGCCGAGCGGCACTTTAGAGAATCTATCCCGGCGGTGGCAGCACAGCAGTTCTTTCCTGGCCATCAGGAgtttttcttcctttttcttaTGTCCGCCGACTCCTTCATCTTTGGTTTGCATTTACGCCGAGTATTGGCCCAGAATATTAAGAAACTCGCTGCCGCTACAACGGTAAGGGATTTTGAAAGGCAGATATTGAAAATGCAATTGCTAGGTCGTTTTGTTGGTGTACTCTTCTTCGCTCCGAATTGGGTTTCATCGACCACAAAGCAACAATCTCCGTCTGTACTTTTATCAACTGCTCTGTGCGAAATCTCAATTGCTGGTTTACCAATGCTAGAAATGCTCGGTGAAGCGTGCCAAAATGGTAACCTCGTGAGTTTCGTTCCATGGGTGGTTGAAGTTCTTAAGATGTCCATCTGGGACAGAGGGGCGCGCAACAGTTTTGAG TACGCGAGCTCATTTTTGGTAGCATCGAGGCTATGCTTGATGAAGTTCTTGGTCTTGGACGGACCACGAGTCTAG
- a CDS encoding predicted protein, producing the protein MTEQSTGLGVSDAKEDQQDSTENSSIDDAFGMEIRRRLKLESFVASGLGKNKEKIGRVDTFWKVVWPKLEESGWRKENGTGHNLGGIKFFFPPFLKNFIVAKREDHYERIRDVLDRILGRHTQDETAAADAYEAEMKKVLKLLSKPEGRKRGPVKDDTTLTWSKGQAPKKQMLDLSWKEGGRNFPKKSSRIGREYQVEDTPNAGTWKAPENDDERQYEQVWDPVLAVAKGIDLADIVKDVPSNKKEKALIWLGAHEYEIAGFEEAVKNMECDNGSDWNPDMRRRFRDEIFRSRKDMDAVHGAMEIEMKTCLAYYLGTFRMSNDYRLLKTVCEEERQEGYSATEHGKDACAICGDGGSLLICDGCEGEYHMDCVQPSLAEIPEGHWECDDCVNEKFLAAREHLIRNSELFEKAQSESKDTTDPMDSEFIAYRPTDFALQSVSKMAMRISEALRNFSPPGTVAS; encoded by the exons ATGACGGAACAATCTACGGGACTTGGAGTGTCCGACGCCAAAGAAGATCAGCAAGACTCGACCGAAAATTCTTCGATCGATGACGCTTTCGGTATGGAAATACGCCGGAGACTAAAGTTGGAATCGTTCGTTGCATCCGGCCTCGGcaaaaacaaagaaaaaatcGGCCGTGTCGatactttttggaaagttgTTTGGCCCAAACTTGAAGAAAGTGGATGGAGAAAG GAGAATGGGACGGGACACAACCTTGGAGGCATCAAGTTTTTTTTTCCTCCCTTTTTAAAAAACTTTATAGTAGCGAAACGCGAAGATCACTATGAACGTATTCGAGACGTTCTGGATCGCATTTTAGGTCGACATACGCAAGATGAAACCGCAGCCGCGGATGCGTATGAGGCTGAAATGAAAAAGGTTTTGAAGCTTCTTTCGAAGCCAGAAGGGAGAAAGCGAGGTCCTGTCAAAGACGATACAACATTGACTTGGAGCAAGGGCCAAGCGCCAAAAAAGCAAATGCTGGATCTGAGCTGGAAGGAAGGCGGTCGGaactttccaaagaaatCCAGCCGCATCGGACGAGAGTACCAGGTGGAGGACACCCCTAATGCTGGTACATGGAAGGCACcggaaaacgacgatgaaagACA GTACGAGCAGGTATGGGACCCAGTTCTTGCAGTGGCCAAAGGCATTGACTTGGCAGATATAGTGAAAGATGTAccaagcaacaaaaaagaGAAGGCCTTAATTTGGTTGGGGGCTCACGAGTACGAAATTGCTGGGTTTGAGGAAGCCGTCAAAAACATGGAATGTGACAACGGCTCGGATTGGAATCCCGACATGAGGCGCCGTTTTCGAGATGAAATTTTCCGCTCGCGCAAAGACATGGATGCTGTTCATGGGGCAATGGAGATTGAGATGAAAACTTGCTTGGCTTACTACCTAGGAACGTTTCGTATGTCAAATGATTATCGTTTGCTCAAGACGGTTTGCGAAGAGGAACGACAAGAAGGCTATAGCGCTACGGAGCACGGGAAGGACGCTTGCGCAATTTGCGGAGACGGTGGAAGTTTACTTATTTGTGACGGATGTGAGGGGGAGTATCACATGGACTGCGTACAACCTTCGCTTGCCGAAATCCCCGAGGGGCACTGGGAATGTGACGATTGTGTTAACGAAAAATTCCTGGCGGCAAGGGAGCACCTCATTCGAAACTCAGAATTGTTTGAGAAGGCACAATCCGAAAGCAAGGATACAACAGATCCGATGGATTCCGAATTTATCGCCTATCGACCTACTGACTTTGCGCTCCAAAGTGTAAGTAAGATGGCTATGAGAATTTCAGAGGCACTGCGAAACTTTTCTCCACCCGGAACGGTGGCCTCGTAG
- a CDS encoding predicted protein, with protein MWRNAKILLFAGTILLSLAHTTYAFVSRPASKGSRISNIQCFEQKKEEGGGFFRGVSSFFKELDAFMDDATARRLGNGAAFYGKRKSNFYGEQDKNRKRDRSMSDPMEDYQGPTNAGYFQWMPDEDGQMRPVTRMKEQIIERNPKYWDRVYDEAGNEKEESK; from the coding sequence ATGTGGCGGAATGCAAAAATCCTGCTCTTTGCAGGAACGATTCTATTGTCGCTCGCCCACACAACCTACGCGTTTGTGTCGCGCCCAGCTTCAAAAGGAAGCCGGATCTCTAACATTCAATGCTTTGAACAGAAGAAGGAAGAGGGAGGTGGATTCTTTCGAGGAGTGAGCAGTTTTTTCAAAGAACTTGATGCTTTCATGGATGACGCTACCGCTCGTAGGTTGGGAAATGGTGCCGCCTTCTACGGCAAGCGCAAATCCAACTTCTACGGAGAACAGGACAAGAATCGGAAAAGGGATCGTTCAATGTCAGATCCTATGGAGGACTATCAAGGGCCAACAAATGCGGGCTACTTCCAGTGGATGCCAGATGAGGATGGACAAATGCGTCCTGTAACCCGCATGAAGGAACAAATTATTGAGCGCAACCCAAAGTACTGGGATCGCGTGTACGACGAAGCGGGgaacgaaaaggaagagagcAAATAA
- a CDS encoding predicted protein: protein MQSRIQRGGLPKLDENAGTDQPAKGSDPWSDQTWGENALNSSVVNEEFTVNLNADLFSPLASIDQEDTQTFLFPSNPIWDSGAVGSNDQHQQAHTVTPIVQVAIHEQLAAIYDHIAEEPTFRIEGSIHVKSSKKTPVKSPFCLLIRDSLDRIETLEMNKGKCVDISENMPRKDLCASDRELRVDVSESPTDREIPVATYTCVPNLRPVPLLVKSRVLRTDRSSHIGFKIRANPQNKYPLLRMVIMIAVPP from the exons ATGCAAAGTCGCATCCAACGCGGAGGCCTTCCCAAGTTGGACGAGAATGCTGGCACCGACCAGCCAGCGAAAGGTAGCGATCCCTGGTCCGACCAAACTTGGGGAGAAAATGCTTTGAATTCCAGTGTAGTAAACGAggaattcactgtcaatttgaATGCCGACCTATTTTCGCCTCTTGCTTCCATTGACCAGGAGGATACGCAAACTTTTCTGTTTCCTAGCAATCCGATTTGGGATTCCGGTGCTGTTGGCTCCAACGaccaacaccaacaagcGCATACCGTGACTCCGATTGTCCAAGTGGCCATTCACGAGCAGTTGGCGGCCATTTATGACCACATTGCCGAAGAACCAACCTTCCGCATAGAAGGTTCTATTCACGTCAAGTCGTCCAAAAAGACTCCAGTAAAGTCACCTTTCTGTCTCTTGATTCGAGACTCGCTGGATCGAATCGAGACACTCGAGATGAACAAGGGGAAATGCGTGGATATTTCGGAAAACATGCCACGGAAAGACCTATGCGCATCAGATCGCGAATTACGAGTAGACGTGTCCGAGTCTCCCACAGACCGGGAGATTCCCGTTGCTACATATACTTGTGTCCCCAATCTCCGACCTGTGCCCTTG CTGGTGAAGAGCCGCGTACTGCGCACTGATAGATCCAGCCACATTGGATTCAAAATCCGTGCCAATCCTCAAAACAAGTATCCTTTGTTACGGATGGTAATCATGATTGCCGTTCCTCCT
- a CDS encoding cyc-like protein, which yields MSFLSNVSDDTLRNIFSFFLAEKLPMPDGTEAPNETRTVDSGSVLACMLVCKRWKNIVYSKDLWGLLTTVSTSSLKHQLFLEDRNHGGLTLVGLVKQKILQASHGKYTYIAFHLGSQRNIELHIDSVSHEETVVQLLKECFVGRFIQGDSHEFSSLKGEELLVPVGFVSENFFFPGASSASIKKRFAWWYWVDKEGKSKRLSESLQIDTDRCFALMNQMSPLNFSAASEDSCIERVKHLLRLEDKLGIPALHHRVRYRASVVDWIVEVASVFNLADKIIFLSMAYFDRSSNLFQVSDMQYHAGCCLYMAAKISAAKLTEQDIAMSSDCPNAKAGVYSAAAQELLLPMYRFDLALPTIYDFVTEYCHASGVIPGTKLYWMALYLSEHALQSAIQCRPSQIAVAVLVLARYALGFSEVWPGALENVSPYELSDLNGCIIDLSVYCEEFSDSGNVEELAAISYKYLSSQRGMVRHVQIPSPISFSELIAPNECS from the coding sequence ATGAGCTTTCTATCAAATGTCAGCGACGATACTCTTCGAAACATCTTCTCCTTTTTTTTGGCCGAAAAACTTCCAATGCCCGACGGCACAGAAGCGCCAAACGAGACACGAACTGTCGACTCTGGGTCCGTCTTGGCATGCATGCTCGTCTGCAAGCGCTGGAAGAACATAGTTTACTCGAAGGATCTTTGGGGGCTATTGACAACAGTAAGCACATCATCTTTGAAGCATCAACTCTTTCTGGAGGATCGTAACCATGGTGGGCTGACGTTGGTGGGTTTGGTCAAACAAAAGATACTGCAAGCTAGTCACGGAAAGTACACATACATCGCATTCCATTTGGGAAGTCAACGAAATATCGAGCTGCATATCGATTCCGTTAGCCATGAAGAAACGGTCGTACAGCTCCTCAAAGAATGCTTCGTGGGGCGGTTTATCCAAGGGGACTCTCATGAATTTTCCTCCCTTAAAGGCGAAGAGCTCTTGGTTCCAGTCGGCTTTGTTAGTGAAAATTTCTTTTTTCCGGGCGCATCCTCTGCTTCTATTAAAAAGCGGTTTGCATGGTGGTACTGGGTAGAtaaagaaggaaaaagtAAGCGATTGTCCGAATCCTTACAAATTGATACCGATCGATGTTTTGCATTGATGAACCAGATGTCACCGTTGAATTTCTCTGCAGCTAGTGAAGACTCATGTATTGAGCGTGTCAAGCATCTATTACGATTGGAGGATAAGCTAGGGATCCCTGCGTTGCACCATCGTGTTCGATATCGCGCCAGTGTTGTGGACTGGATTGTCGAAGTGGCATCCGTCTTTAATTTGGCTGACAAAATAATCTTTCTCAGCATGGCTTATTTTGACCGATCATCAAATCTCTTTCAAGTTTCCGATATGCAGTATCATGCAGGATGTTGTCTGTACATGGCTGCCAAAATATCGGCCGCGAAATTGACAGAACAAGACATTGCCATGAGTTCTGATTGCCCAAATGCGAAAGCTGGCGTTTACTCTGCCGCAGCCCAGGAGCTTCTCCTTCCCATGTATAGATTTGATTTAGCTTTACCGACAATCTACGATTTTGTGACGGAATATTGTCATGCCTCTGGTGTTATACCAGGGACGAAGCTCTACTGGATGGCTCTCTATCTATCTGAGCACGCGCTTCAATCTGCTATTCAATGCCGACCCAGTCAAATTGCGGTTGCTGTCCTTGTTCTAGCCCGATATGCACTGGGGTTTTCGGAAGTATGGCCTGGGGCTCTAGAAAACGTGTCGCCCTACGAATTGAGTGATCTCAATGGGTGCATTATCGATCTATCTGTTTACTGTGAAGAGTTCAGTGACTCAGGGAATGTGGAAGAGTTAGCAGCTATCTCATACAAGTACCTGTCATCGCAACGAGGAATGGTGCGCCATGTACAAATACCGAGTCCTATCTCGTTTTCTGAGCTCATAGCGCCCAACGAATGTTCGTGA
- a CDS encoding predicted protein, translating to MSTQKAFDPFDLSASQEDWDTSRSGSVNITPRNASSTNAHDVNSNPSMDSNDSFDPFGIATLSQTPNAGIRSASDDPPTRRPREDSPSTPPEVNRVTRQSVPVTALPPKLVLKLTMYEEVSSQARIEADGTLSSNAAIEGSVYAQVQCSDGRKNAPFALATVDPDFSVRPNQKFLWNDATMNNNAFAVHIPKPELGYVPVAHYSLTKEVQHLPVLLERKVTVQDTSCRLAVQVRSKLTNSGDIEDLTIVVAVPERVNGDSIEISRGEGVWDELKRTIQWKLKALETGQSFMVSAHAKLWKPAQEDDDIRFPPLI from the exons ATGTCCACGCAGAAAGCGTTTGACCCGTTCGATCTCAGCGCGTCGCAAGAAGATTGGGACACTAGTCGTTCAGGGTCAGTGAATATTACGCCGCGAAATGCGAGCTCGACGAATGCCCATGATGTTAACTCGAATCCGTCAATGGACAGTAACGACTCCTTTGACCCATTCGGAATCGCCACGCTTTCGCAAACACCCAATGCCGGTATACGTTCGGCTTCGGACGATCCGCCCACCCGGAGGCCGCGTGAGGACAGCCCTTCCACGCCTCCCGAAGTCAACCGTGTCACCAGACAATCCGTTCCGGTAACCGCGCTGCCACCCAAACTCGTACTGAAGCTTACGATGTACGAAGAAGTATCTTCGCAAGCGAGAATCGAAGCCGATGGTACCCTTTCTTCGAACGCTGCAATTGAGGGTAGTGTATACGCGCAGGTTCAGTGTTCAGACGGAAGGAAAAACGCACCATTCGCGTTGGCTACCGTGGATCCGGACTTTTCCGTTCGGCCCAACCAAAAGTTCCTTTGGAACGATGCCACGATGAACAATAACGCTTTCGCTGTGCATATTCCCAAACCAGAGCTGGGATACGTTCCTGTAGCTCATTACTCTCTCACTAAAGAAGTTCAGCATTTGCCAGTCTTGCTCGAACGCAAAGTCACGGTACAGGATACTTCTTGTCGCCTGGCTGTGCAAGTACGCTCCAAATTAACCAATTCGGGTGATATCGAGGATTTGACCATTGTCGTTGCCGTACCTGAACGTGTCAATGGAGACTCTATTGAAATTTCCCGAGGAGAAGGAGTCTGGGATGAACTCAAGCGCACAATTCAGTGGAAGCTCAAAGCCCTCGAGACGGGACAGTCTTTCATGGTGAGCGCTCATGCAAAGCTTTGGAAGCCCGCTCAGGAAGATGACGATATTCGGTTTCCG CCGCTGATCTAA